A stretch of DNA from Malus sylvestris chromosome 9, drMalSylv7.2, whole genome shotgun sequence:
CTGCTCCGAGAGTTCTCCAAGGACAGCATTCGCCTCGTCAAGCGCTGCCACAAGCCCGATCGCAAAGGTAATTCAGCATTCGAGTCGGATCTGTGTTTTCTCACAAGTTATATTCTTtgatatgcatgtgtaattgaTGAGATTTGATGGTTGATTGTCGTGTAGAATTCTCCAAGGTCGCGCTCCGGACAGCGATCGGGTTCGTCGTGATGGGTTTCGTCGGGTTCTTCGTCAAGCTGATCTTCAT
This window harbors:
- the LOC126633917 gene encoding protein transport protein Sec61 subunit gamma-like; the protein is MVGTVPDVSKFICILVALICILLLICSSRRPLLRLHVTNLLREFSKDSIRLVKRCHKPDRKEFSKVALRTAIGFVVMGFVGFFVKLIFIPINNIIVGSV